Proteins from a genomic interval of Sulfurospirillum oryzae:
- the rpiB gene encoding ribose 5-phosphate isomerase B, producing the protein MKFFIATDHAGIAIKPDVIVMLQHMGHEVIDLGPFNDERVDYPDYAHALCLEVLKNSGTQGILICGSGIGMSLAANKHIGIRAALCHDAYTAEMARAHNDANVLCFGQRIVGLGVIESMLKAWCTTSFEGGRHAERVLKIEL; encoded by the coding sequence TTGAAGTTTTTTATCGCAACCGATCATGCAGGCATCGCCATCAAACCCGATGTCATTGTCATGCTTCAGCACATGGGGCACGAAGTCATTGATCTTGGACCTTTTAACGATGAGCGCGTTGATTATCCTGACTACGCACACGCTCTTTGCCTCGAAGTTCTCAAGAACAGTGGCACACAAGGCATTCTTATCTGTGGATCAGGCATCGGTATGAGCTTGGCTGCCAATAAACATATTGGTATTCGAGCAGCCCTTTGTCATGATGCTTACACAGCTGAGATGGCGCGAGCACACAATGATGCCAATGTACTCTGTTTTGGTCAGCGTATCGTGGGACTAGGTGTTATTGAGTCCATGCTTAAAGCTTGGTGTACTACCTCATTCGAGGGTGGTAGACACGCTGAACGCGTTCTTAAAATAGAGTTATAA
- a CDS encoding leucyl aminopeptidase, with amino-acid sequence MQIEVINQKLNSASADAKIVFVINKDLTHTWVIDKETLELLGFKGESEESAFIPSSKTLYVGCDSLDADEIRLAASKALESIKKTNLKTLAIGTYSHDCPGMNIKALVEGFILGSYTFDAYKSKKEPSKLEKITICLEDYSRTDVSMETANKALRAATAVAEATNFAKEIVNSTPNDMTPIALAEAAQTLTSIPNVTCKVMDEHFLKEQGMNAFLAVNRASVHPPRLIHLTYKPENAKKRLVYVGKGLTYDSGGLSLKPSEHMVTMKADKSGAAAVMAILKAAATLELPYEIHAIIGATENMIGGNAYKPDDVLVAKNGKTIEVRNTDAEGRLVLADCLCYAQELKPDLLVDMATLTGACVVALGEYTTGIMGHNSELKHSMRKASDTSGELSGVLPFNKYLKKLLKSSVADMSNISSSRYGGAITAGLFLDNFIEDENKDKWLHLDIAGPAYLEKAWGYNQFGASGAGVRMNLYWMFEDNKK; translated from the coding sequence ATGCAAATTGAAGTTATCAATCAAAAATTAAATAGCGCATCCGCTGACGCTAAAATCGTTTTTGTTATTAATAAAGATTTAACCCATACATGGGTTATCGATAAAGAGACTTTGGAACTTTTAGGATTTAAAGGCGAAAGTGAAGAGAGTGCTTTTATACCTTCAAGTAAAACACTTTATGTTGGATGTGACTCGCTCGATGCTGATGAGATTCGCCTTGCAGCTTCTAAAGCACTTGAGAGTATCAAAAAAACAAATCTCAAAACACTGGCGATTGGAACGTATTCTCATGATTGCCCTGGTATGAACATCAAGGCACTCGTAGAAGGTTTCATCTTAGGAAGCTATACTTTTGATGCTTATAAAAGCAAAAAAGAGCCTTCAAAACTTGAAAAAATTACGATCTGTTTGGAAGATTACAGCAGAACAGATGTTTCAATGGAAACAGCTAACAAAGCCCTTCGCGCAGCCACAGCCGTTGCCGAAGCGACTAACTTTGCCAAAGAGATTGTCAATTCAACACCCAATGACATGACACCGATTGCTCTTGCAGAAGCTGCGCAAACGTTAACATCCATTCCAAATGTTACATGTAAAGTGATGGATGAGCATTTTCTAAAAGAGCAAGGCATGAACGCGTTCCTTGCCGTCAATCGTGCCAGTGTACACCCTCCTCGCCTCATTCATCTTACCTATAAGCCTGAAAATGCTAAAAAGCGTCTGGTTTATGTGGGTAAAGGTTTAACGTACGATAGCGGTGGACTAAGCCTAAAACCTAGTGAGCACATGGTCACTATGAAAGCGGATAAAAGCGGCGCGGCGGCTGTTATGGCTATCTTAAAAGCAGCTGCAACCCTTGAGCTTCCTTATGAAATTCATGCCATTATTGGCGCGACCGAAAATATGATCGGTGGTAATGCTTATAAACCCGATGACGTACTGGTTGCCAAGAACGGTAAAACGATTGAAGTGCGCAATACAGACGCTGAGGGTCGTTTAGTCTTGGCCGATTGTCTGTGCTACGCACAAGAGCTAAAGCCTGACCTACTGGTTGATATGGCTACACTTACGGGTGCATGCGTTGTTGCACTTGGCGAATACACAACAGGCATTATGGGTCACAACAGCGAGCTTAAACACTCTATGCGAAAAGCAAGTGATACCAGTGGTGAACTTAGTGGTGTCTTGCCTTTTAACAAATACCTTAAAAAACTACTCAAAAGCTCAGTCGCCGATATGTCAAACATCAGTTCTAGCCGTTACGGTGGTGCCATTACAGCAGGGTTATTTTTAGATAATTTCATTGAAGATGAAAATAAAGACAAATGGCTTCACCTCGACATTGCAGGACCTGCTTATCTTGAAAAAGCGTGGGGATACAACCAATTTGGCGCAAGCGGAGCAGGGGTTAGAATGAATCTTTACTGGATGTTTGAAGACAACAAAAAATAA
- the folD gene encoding bifunctional methylenetetrahydrofolate dehydrogenase/methenyltetrahydrofolate cyclohydrolase FolD, producing MQILDGKALSDQIKLELKKESIKLGEKGVTPGLAVILVGDDAASQTYVKMKEKACDIAGIYSIIHKMPTTISQEKILETIAMINDNPNIDGVLVQLPLPKHIDTTKIIEAIDPKKDVDGFHPFNVGRLVAGLDSFVPCTPLGVMRLLEHYQIDTKGLDACVVGASNIVGKPMMNLLLNAGATVDICHIFTKDLKAHTKKADLVIVGVGKQNLITEDMIKEGAIVIDIGINKTEDGRIVGDVDFANVAPKCSYITPVPGGVGPMTIAMLLENTIKAAHHR from the coding sequence ATGCAGATCCTCGATGGAAAAGCACTATCAGATCAAATCAAACTTGAACTCAAAAAAGAGAGTATCAAACTAGGCGAAAAAGGTGTAACACCAGGTCTTGCCGTGATTTTAGTCGGCGATGATGCCGCGAGCCAAACCTATGTCAAAATGAAAGAAAAAGCGTGTGATATTGCGGGCATTTACTCCATCATTCATAAGATGCCAACGACGATTTCGCAAGAGAAAATTCTAGAGACTATCGCTATGATTAACGACAATCCAAATATTGATGGTGTCCTCGTTCAACTCCCTCTTCCAAAACATATCGATACCACAAAAATTATTGAAGCGATTGATCCTAAAAAAGATGTTGATGGTTTTCATCCCTTCAATGTTGGTCGTTTGGTTGCTGGACTGGACAGTTTTGTACCATGCACCCCTCTGGGTGTAATGCGTCTTTTAGAACACTATCAAATTGACACAAAAGGTCTTGATGCCTGCGTCGTGGGTGCAAGCAATATCGTTGGAAAACCGATGATGAACCTTCTTTTAAATGCAGGTGCAACGGTTGATATTTGCCATATCTTCACCAAAGATCTTAAAGCACATACGAAGAAGGCTGACCTTGTCATCGTGGGAGTGGGTAAGCAAAACCTTATTACCGAAGATATGATTAAAGAGGGTGCGATTGTCATTGATATTGGCATCAATAAAACCGAAGACGGACGCATCGTAGGTGACGTTGACTTTGCAAATGTCGCACCAAAATGCAGTTACATTACCCCCGTTCCTGGCGGAGTTGGGCCTATGACCATCGCAATGTTGTTGGAAAACACCATCAAAGCTGCACATCACCGTTAA
- a CDS encoding DedA family protein: MSEFFNKHSGKLFTLFMVVILSTLGYVLYMAPVQGLENKFIYLMKQYGYIILFFWGMLEGEMGLVMAGLLTHTGDMNLFIAIFVAGLGGFAGDQVYFYIGRFNKKFVYKKLRSQRRKLALAHLLLKKHGWPIIFAQRYLYGLRTVIPISIGLTRYSGKMFALINLISAWFWAALTIVPTWYFGQEILIVIHWAKDHWYFALPLAGIIGGGISYYFHKVTDKTFKEKHAN; encoded by the coding sequence ATGAGTGAATTTTTCAATAAGCACTCTGGAAAACTTTTTACCCTTTTCATGGTCGTCATTCTCTCAACACTGGGCTATGTTTTATACATGGCTCCTGTCCAAGGGTTAGAAAATAAATTTATCTACCTTATGAAACAGTATGGCTATATCATTCTCTTCTTTTGGGGAATGCTTGAAGGAGAGATGGGACTTGTGATGGCAGGACTTCTTACCCATACAGGAGATATGAATCTTTTCATTGCAATTTTCGTGGCAGGACTGGGTGGGTTTGCGGGGGATCAGGTCTATTTTTACATTGGCCGATTCAATAAAAAATTTGTCTATAAAAAACTCCGAAGTCAGCGTCGCAAACTAGCTCTCGCACATCTTCTTTTGAAAAAACATGGCTGGCCTATTATTTTCGCACAGCGTTACCTTTATGGTTTACGCACGGTTATTCCTATCTCCATAGGACTGACACGGTACAGTGGAAAAATGTTTGCCTTAATCAATCTTATCTCAGCATGGTTTTGGGCAGCACTTACCATCGTACCTACATGGTATTTTGGTCAAGAAATTCTCATCGTTATCCACTGGGCAAAAGATCACTGGTACTTCGCCCTCCCATTAGCGGGAATCATTGGTGGTGGCATCTCTTACTACTTTCACAAAGTAACCGACAAGACATTTAAGGAAAAACATGCAAATTGA
- the lepB gene encoding signal peptidase I encodes MKNLLNRFYTFSNSWTGTIVIVLFVIFFVAQAFVIPSGSMIKTLLIGDHLFVKKFSYGIATPHLPWIEVPVLPDFKGNGHIIEGSRPQRGDIVVFRYPKDEKVHYVKRCVATEGDEILFQEKNLYIHFSEGDEYIKANYPEAKIKTIAGKLWVNNPYIEKFHGIHYDDAINLFQQMVLHLGANQLAMKPALVQELPSLSGYGFNAFYAKVEKDHFFMMGDNRDHSNDSRFWGSVPYSLIVGKPWFIYFSWDDDYKIRWNRIGRFVDSMQYDESFL; translated from the coding sequence ATGAAAAATTTACTAAACCGTTTTTATACCTTTTCCAACAGTTGGACAGGTACGATTGTTATCGTTTTATTTGTTATTTTCTTTGTCGCGCAAGCGTTTGTCATTCCTAGTGGGTCAATGATCAAAACATTGCTTATTGGCGATCATCTTTTTGTTAAAAAATTCTCGTATGGCATTGCAACGCCACATCTTCCTTGGATAGAAGTTCCTGTATTGCCCGATTTTAAAGGTAATGGGCACATTATAGAAGGCAGTCGTCCCCAACGTGGAGACATTGTTGTTTTTCGCTATCCAAAAGATGAAAAAGTACATTATGTTAAGCGTTGTGTTGCCACAGAGGGCGATGAGATTCTTTTCCAAGAAAAAAACCTTTATATCCATTTTTCAGAAGGTGATGAGTACATTAAAGCCAATTATCCTGAAGCGAAGATCAAAACTATTGCTGGCAAACTCTGGGTAAACAACCCTTACATTGAGAAATTTCATGGCATCCACTACGATGACGCTATCAATCTTTTCCAACAAATGGTTTTACATTTAGGCGCCAATCAACTTGCAATGAAACCAGCCCTTGTCCAAGAGCTTCCTAGCCTATCAGGATATGGATTTAATGCGTTTTATGCGAAAGTTGAAAAAGATCACTTTTTTATGATGGGCGATAATCGTGACCACTCTAATGACAGTCGTTTTTGGGGAAGTGTCCCGTATAGCCTTATTGTAGGAAAACCTTGGTTTATCTATTTTTCATGGGATGATGACTACAAAATCAGATGGAACCGAATAGGCCGTTTTGTTGACTCTATGCAATACGACGAGAGCTTTTTGTAA
- the trpB gene encoding tryptophan synthase subunit beta: MYIPRISKFDPDQNGHFGIFGGRYVPETLMPVLIELEKEYQTLRFNENFWSEVEHYMKDYVGRPSALYYAKNISQELGAKVYLKREDLNHTGAHKINNTIAQGLIAKKMGKKRVIAETGAGQHGVATATVAALLGLECEIFMGEKDVERQELNVFRMKLLGAKVHAVKSGSRTLKDAMNEAIRYWVTHARDTFYIIGTVAGPHPYPMMVRDFQAIIGYEAKAQILVKEKRLPDMVVACIGGGSNAMGIFSHFLGDEGVKCVGIEAGGLGIDTDKHGCSLAKGSPGVLHGQMSYLLQDDDGQILEAHSISAGLDYPGIGPEHAYLKEQGVAHYDNITDQEALDAFVWLSRKEGIIPAFESAHAVAYLKKIPKDEIKNKVIIVNLSGRGDKDMVQAKSILNIG; encoded by the coding sequence ATGTATATTCCTAGAATTTCTAAATTCGATCCTGATCAAAATGGACACTTTGGTATTTTTGGAGGACGTTATGTTCCTGAAACATTAATGCCTGTGCTGATTGAACTTGAAAAAGAGTACCAGACTCTTCGCTTCAATGAAAACTTCTGGAGCGAAGTTGAACACTACATGAAAGATTATGTAGGACGCCCTTCTGCGCTTTACTACGCCAAAAATATTTCACAAGAGTTAGGAGCAAAAGTCTATCTTAAACGAGAAGACCTTAACCACACGGGTGCTCATAAAATTAATAACACCATCGCTCAAGGCTTAATCGCTAAAAAGATGGGTAAAAAACGTGTTATCGCAGAAACTGGTGCAGGACAACACGGTGTTGCTACGGCTACCGTTGCAGCACTTTTAGGACTTGAATGTGAAATCTTTATGGGGGAGAAAGATGTCGAGCGACAAGAACTGAACGTCTTTCGCATGAAGCTTTTGGGTGCTAAAGTGCATGCCGTAAAAAGTGGAAGTAGAACCCTTAAAGATGCTATGAATGAGGCGATCCGCTACTGGGTAACTCATGCAAGAGACACCTTTTACATCATTGGAACGGTTGCAGGTCCTCATCCATACCCTATGATGGTACGTGATTTTCAAGCGATCATCGGCTATGAAGCTAAGGCGCAAATCTTAGTCAAAGAAAAACGTCTTCCCGATATGGTTGTTGCTTGTATTGGTGGTGGCAGTAACGCTATGGGTATCTTTAGTCACTTCTTGGGTGATGAGGGTGTTAAGTGCGTAGGCATCGAAGCAGGAGGTCTTGGCATTGACACCGATAAACACGGCTGTTCTCTTGCTAAAGGAAGTCCTGGTGTCCTTCACGGTCAAATGAGCTACCTTCTCCAAGATGATGATGGACAGATTTTAGAGGCGCACTCTATTTCTGCGGGACTTGATTACCCTGGCATTGGACCAGAACATGCGTACCTCAAAGAGCAAGGCGTGGCTCATTACGATAACATTACCGATCAAGAAGCACTCGATGCGTTTGTATGGTTGAGCCGTAAAGAGGGTATTATCCCTGCTTTTGAGAGTGCTCATGCGGTGGCTTATTTGAAAAAAATCCCTAAAGATGAGATCAAAAACAAAGTCATCATCGTCAATCTTTCTGGACGTGGTGATAAAGACATGGTGCAAGCAAAATCTATTTTAAACATAGGATAA
- a CDS encoding c-type cytochrome: protein MRFWLTCNVLLFLFITPLLSEDFISKMEYAKMLYSNPRGIGCNKCHGEKGEGAVISKYSSKNRDVVLEAPNITTVSKERFFQALTSQHRVMPTYFLTWQEIDSLYYYVSSEVKK, encoded by the coding sequence ATGCGATTTTGGCTTACATGTAACGTGTTACTATTTTTGTTTATAACACCACTTTTAAGTGAAGATTTTATCTCTAAAATGGAATACGCAAAGATGCTTTATTCCAATCCACGAGGTATTGGATGCAACAAATGCCACGGTGAAAAAGGTGAAGGTGCGGTCATCTCAAAATACTCATCCAAAAACAGAGATGTTGTTCTTGAAGCGCCCAATATAACCACGGTTTCAAAAGAGCGTTTTTTTCAAGCACTGACCTCTCAGCACAGAGTGATGCCAACATACTTTTTAACATGGCAAGAGATCGACAGCCTGTACTATTATGTTTCCAGTGAAGTCAAAAAGTAG
- a CDS encoding adenine phosphoribosyltransferase has translation MSHLSEADKTYLLNSIREIEDFPKPGIKFKDITTLLGDAKAFTLLMDHLVDRYSQMEIDYIAGIESRGFIFGAALASRLKTRFVPIRKPGKLPYTTISEKYSLEYGVDAVSIHIDAFTSAGIAQPKVLLIDDLIATGGTATAAVNLINKAGAKCIEACFIINLTFLQGDLDIKKNTSVYSVLEVF, from the coding sequence ATGAGTCATTTAAGTGAAGCCGATAAAACTTATCTTTTAAATTCTATTAGAGAAATCGAAGACTTTCCAAAACCAGGCATTAAATTCAAGGATATTACAACCCTTCTAGGCGATGCAAAAGCATTTACACTTTTGATGGATCACTTAGTTGATCGCTATTCTCAAATGGAGATTGACTATATTGCGGGTATTGAAAGTCGTGGATTTATCTTTGGTGCAGCTTTGGCATCGCGTCTTAAAACGCGTTTCGTTCCTATTCGAAAGCCAGGCAAACTTCCTTACACAACCATTAGTGAAAAATACTCTTTAGAATATGGTGTTGATGCTGTTTCAATTCATATTGATGCCTTTACTTCCGCTGGCATCGCTCAACCAAAAGTTCTTTTGATCGATGATCTTATTGCAACAGGTGGTACTGCAACAGCAGCCGTAAACCTTATCAACAAAGCTGGAGCAAAGTGTATTGAGGCCTGTTTTATCATCAACCTTACCTTTTTGCAAGGTGATCTTGACATCAAAAAGAACACTTCTGTTTATTCCGTCTTAGAGGTGTTTTAA
- a CDS encoding site-2 protease family protein, producing the protein MDNIHILEIVATVLALMMAIIGHEIMHGYVAYRYGDTTAKYQGRLSINPIVHVDIVGTIIVPAVLFFSGAPFMFGWAKPVPIFIPTVIRNGGYKAAIHVALAGIAYNFTLALLCAGLLSFFKDLHEVNTLIEYFFVYFLIQSLIYNVVLGLFNLYPVPPLDGSHALTYFAMIMKWTPIVRFYESMERYGMIILIIFIATPLSHYFFLPIRYVIGWLY; encoded by the coding sequence ATGGACAATATTCACATTCTTGAGATCGTTGCCACTGTTTTAGCCCTTATGATGGCTATTATTGGGCATGAAATCATGCATGGCTATGTCGCGTACCGTTATGGCGATACAACCGCTAAATATCAAGGTCGCCTTAGCATCAACCCTATTGTACATGTTGACATTGTAGGAACCATCATCGTGCCCGCTGTGCTTTTTTTTAGCGGTGCTCCTTTTATGTTTGGTTGGGCAAAACCTGTGCCTATTTTTATCCCTACGGTGATTCGCAATGGCGGCTATAAGGCTGCCATTCACGTCGCTTTAGCGGGCATTGCTTACAACTTTACGCTCGCACTTTTATGCGCAGGCTTACTCAGCTTTTTTAAAGACCTGCACGAAGTCAATACGCTGATAGAATATTTCTTTGTCTATTTCTTAATCCAGTCGTTAATCTACAATGTGGTTTTAGGACTTTTCAACCTCTATCCTGTTCCACCTCTTGATGGTTCACATGCGTTGACGTACTTTGCGATGATTATGAAATGGACTCCTATTGTGCGCTTTTATGAATCCATGGAACGCTATGGCATGATCATTCTTATTATTTTCATTGCAACCCCGCTTTCACACTACTTTTTTCTACCAATTCGCTACGTTATCGGATGGTTATATTAA